In Nomascus leucogenys isolate Asia chromosome 8, Asia_NLE_v1, whole genome shotgun sequence, a single genomic region encodes these proteins:
- the HFE gene encoding hereditary hemochromatosis protein isoform X5 encodes MGPRARPALLLLMLLQTAVLQGRLLPLGYVDDQLFVFYDHESRRVEPRTPWVSRRTSSQMWLQLSQSLKGWDHMFTVDFWTIMENHNHSKESHTLQVILGCEMQEDNSTDGFWKYGYDGQDHLEFCPDTLDWRAAEPRAWPTKLEWERHKIRARQNRAYLERDCPAQLQQLLELGRGVLDQQVPPLVKVTHHVTSSVTTLRCRALNYYSQNITMMWLKDRQPMDAKEFEPKDVLPNGDGTYQGWITLAVPPGEEQRYTCQVEHPGLDQPLLAIWEPSPSGTLVIGVISGIAVFVVILFIGILFIILRKRQSSRGAMGHYVLAERE; translated from the exons ATGGGCCCGCGAGCCAGGCCGGCGCTTCTCCTCCTGATGCTTTTGCAGACCGCGGTCCTGCAGGGGCGCTTGCTGC CTTTGGGCTACGTGGATGACCAGCTGTTCGTGTTCTATGATCATGAGAGTCGCCGTGTGGAGCCCCGAACTCCATGGGTTTCCAGGAGAACTTCAAGCCAAATGTGGCTGCAGCTGAGTCAGAGTCTGAAAGGGTGGGATCACATGTTCACTGTTGACTTCTGGACTATTATGGAAAATCACAACCACAGCAAGG AGTCCCACACCCTGCAGGTCATCCTGGGCTGTGAAATGCAAGAGGACAACAGTACCGATGGCTTCTGGAAGTACGGGTACGATGGGCAGGACCATCTTGAATTCTGCCCTGACACGCTGGATTGGAGAGCAGCAGAACCCAGGGCCTGGCCCACCAAGCTGGAGTGGGAAAGGCACAAGATTCGGGCCAGGCAGAACAGGGCCTACCTTGAGAGGGACTGCCCTGCACAGCTGCAGCAGTTGCTGGAGCTGGGGAGAGGTGTTTTGGACCAACAAG TGCCTCCTTTGGTGAAGGTGACACATCATGTGACCTCTTCAGTGACCACTCTACGGTGTCGGGCCCTGAACTACTACTCCCAGAACATCACCATGATGTGGCTGAAGGATAGGCAGCCAATGGATGCCAAGGAGTTCGAACCTAAAGACGTATTGCCCAATGGGGATGGGACCTACCAGGGCTGGATAACCTTGGCTGTACCCCCTGGGGAAGAGCAGAGATATACGTGCCAGGTGGAGCACCCAGGCCTGGATCAGCCCCTCCTTGCGATCTGGG agCCCTCACCGTCTGGCACCCTAGTCATTGGAGTCATCAGTGGAATTGCTGTTTTTGTCGTCATCTTGTTCATTGGAATTTTGTTCATAATATTAAGGAAGAGGCAGAGTTCAA GAGGAGCCATGGGGCACTACGTCTTAGCTGAACGTGAGTGA
- the HFE gene encoding hereditary hemochromatosis protein isoform X7, with translation MGPRARPALLLLMLLQTAVLQGRLLRSHSLHYLFMGASEQDLGLSLFEALGYVDDQLFVFYDHESRRVEPRTPWVSRRTSSQMWLQLSQSLKGWDHMFTVDFWTIMENHNHSKVPPLVKVTHHVTSSVTTLRCRALNYYSQNITMMWLKDRQPMDAKEFEPKDVLPNGDGTYQGWITLAVPPGEEQRYTCQVEHPGLDQPLLAIWEPSPSGTLVIGVISGIAVFVVILFIGILFIILRKRQSSRGAMGHYVLAERE, from the exons ATGGGCCCGCGAGCCAGGCCGGCGCTTCTCCTCCTGATGCTTTTGCAGACCGCGGTCCTGCAGGGGCGCTTGCTGC gttcACACTCTCTGCACTACCTCTTCATGGGTGCCTCAGAGCAGGACCTTGGTCTTTCCTTGTTTGAAGCTTTGGGCTACGTGGATGACCAGCTGTTCGTGTTCTATGATCATGAGAGTCGCCGTGTGGAGCCCCGAACTCCATGGGTTTCCAGGAGAACTTCAAGCCAAATGTGGCTGCAGCTGAGTCAGAGTCTGAAAGGGTGGGATCACATGTTCACTGTTGACTTCTGGACTATTATGGAAAATCACAACCACAGCAAGG TGCCTCCTTTGGTGAAGGTGACACATCATGTGACCTCTTCAGTGACCACTCTACGGTGTCGGGCCCTGAACTACTACTCCCAGAACATCACCATGATGTGGCTGAAGGATAGGCAGCCAATGGATGCCAAGGAGTTCGAACCTAAAGACGTATTGCCCAATGGGGATGGGACCTACCAGGGCTGGATAACCTTGGCTGTACCCCCTGGGGAAGAGCAGAGATATACGTGCCAGGTGGAGCACCCAGGCCTGGATCAGCCCCTCCTTGCGATCTGGG agCCCTCACCGTCTGGCACCCTAGTCATTGGAGTCATCAGTGGAATTGCTGTTTTTGTCGTCATCTTGTTCATTGGAATTTTGTTCATAATATTAAGGAAGAGGCAGAGTTCAA GAGGAGCCATGGGGCACTACGTCTTAGCTGAACGTGAGTGA
- the HFE gene encoding hereditary hemochromatosis protein isoform X10: protein MGPRARPALLLLMLLQTAVLQGRLLLPPLVKVTHHVTSSVTTLRCRALNYYSQNITMMWLKDRQPMDAKEFEPKDVLPNGDGTYQGWITLAVPPGEEQRYTCQVEHPGLDQPLLAIWEPSPSGTLVIGVISGIAVFVVILFIGILFIILRKRQSSRGAMGHYVLAERE from the exons ATGGGCCCGCGAGCCAGGCCGGCGCTTCTCCTCCTGATGCTTTTGCAGACCGCGGTCCTGCAGGGGCGCTTGCTGC TGCCTCCTTTGGTGAAGGTGACACATCATGTGACCTCTTCAGTGACCACTCTACGGTGTCGGGCCCTGAACTACTACTCCCAGAACATCACCATGATGTGGCTGAAGGATAGGCAGCCAATGGATGCCAAGGAGTTCGAACCTAAAGACGTATTGCCCAATGGGGATGGGACCTACCAGGGCTGGATAACCTTGGCTGTACCCCCTGGGGAAGAGCAGAGATATACGTGCCAGGTGGAGCACCCAGGCCTGGATCAGCCCCTCCTTGCGATCTGGG agCCCTCACCGTCTGGCACCCTAGTCATTGGAGTCATCAGTGGAATTGCTGTTTTTGTCGTCATCTTGTTCATTGGAATTTTGTTCATAATATTAAGGAAGAGGCAGAGTTCAA GAGGAGCCATGGGGCACTACGTCTTAGCTGAACGTGAGTGA
- the HFE gene encoding hereditary hemochromatosis protein isoform X9: protein MGPRARPALLLLMLLQTAVLQGRLLRSHSLHYLFMGASEQDLGLSLFEALGYVDDQLFVFYDHESRRVEPRTPWVSRRTSSQMWLQLSQSLKGWDHMFTVDFWTIMENHNHSKVTTLRCRALNYYSQNITMMWLKDRQPMDAKEFEPKDVLPNGDGTYQGWITLAVPPGEEQRYTCQVEHPGLDQPLLAIWEPSPSGTLVIGVISGIAVFVVILFIGILFIILRKRQSSRGAMGHYVLAERE from the exons ATGGGCCCGCGAGCCAGGCCGGCGCTTCTCCTCCTGATGCTTTTGCAGACCGCGGTCCTGCAGGGGCGCTTGCTGC gttcACACTCTCTGCACTACCTCTTCATGGGTGCCTCAGAGCAGGACCTTGGTCTTTCCTTGTTTGAAGCTTTGGGCTACGTGGATGACCAGCTGTTCGTGTTCTATGATCATGAGAGTCGCCGTGTGGAGCCCCGAACTCCATGGGTTTCCAGGAGAACTTCAAGCCAAATGTGGCTGCAGCTGAGTCAGAGTCTGAAAGGGTGGGATCACATGTTCACTGTTGACTTCTGGACTATTATGGAAAATCACAACCACAGCAAGG TGACCACTCTACGGTGTCGGGCCCTGAACTACTACTCCCAGAACATCACCATGATGTGGCTGAAGGATAGGCAGCCAATGGATGCCAAGGAGTTCGAACCTAAAGACGTATTGCCCAATGGGGATGGGACCTACCAGGGCTGGATAACCTTGGCTGTACCCCCTGGGGAAGAGCAGAGATATACGTGCCAGGTGGAGCACCCAGGCCTGGATCAGCCCCTCCTTGCGATCTGGG agCCCTCACCGTCTGGCACCCTAGTCATTGGAGTCATCAGTGGAATTGCTGTTTTTGTCGTCATCTTGTTCATTGGAATTTTGTTCATAATATTAAGGAAGAGGCAGAGTTCAA GAGGAGCCATGGGGCACTACGTCTTAGCTGAACGTGAGTGA
- the HFE gene encoding hereditary hemochromatosis protein isoform X3: MGPRARPALLLLMLLQTAVLQGRLLRSHSLHYLFMGASEQDLGLSLFEALGYVDDQLFVFYDHESRRVEPRTPWVSRRTSSQMWLQLSQSLKGWDHMFTVDFWTIMENHNHSKESHTLQVILGCEMQEDNSTDGFWKYGYDGQDHLEFCPDTLDWRAAEPRAWPTKLEWERHKIRARQNRAYLERDCPAQLQQLLELGRGVLDQQVPPLVKVTHHVTSSVTTLRCRALNYYSQNITMMWLKDRQPMDAKEFEPKDVLPNGDGTYQGWITLAVPPGEEQRYTCQVEHPGLDQPLLAIWEPSPSGTLVIGVISGIAVFVVILFIGILFIILRKRQSSSF; the protein is encoded by the exons ATGGGCCCGCGAGCCAGGCCGGCGCTTCTCCTCCTGATGCTTTTGCAGACCGCGGTCCTGCAGGGGCGCTTGCTGC gttcACACTCTCTGCACTACCTCTTCATGGGTGCCTCAGAGCAGGACCTTGGTCTTTCCTTGTTTGAAGCTTTGGGCTACGTGGATGACCAGCTGTTCGTGTTCTATGATCATGAGAGTCGCCGTGTGGAGCCCCGAACTCCATGGGTTTCCAGGAGAACTTCAAGCCAAATGTGGCTGCAGCTGAGTCAGAGTCTGAAAGGGTGGGATCACATGTTCACTGTTGACTTCTGGACTATTATGGAAAATCACAACCACAGCAAGG AGTCCCACACCCTGCAGGTCATCCTGGGCTGTGAAATGCAAGAGGACAACAGTACCGATGGCTTCTGGAAGTACGGGTACGATGGGCAGGACCATCTTGAATTCTGCCCTGACACGCTGGATTGGAGAGCAGCAGAACCCAGGGCCTGGCCCACCAAGCTGGAGTGGGAAAGGCACAAGATTCGGGCCAGGCAGAACAGGGCCTACCTTGAGAGGGACTGCCCTGCACAGCTGCAGCAGTTGCTGGAGCTGGGGAGAGGTGTTTTGGACCAACAAG TGCCTCCTTTGGTGAAGGTGACACATCATGTGACCTCTTCAGTGACCACTCTACGGTGTCGGGCCCTGAACTACTACTCCCAGAACATCACCATGATGTGGCTGAAGGATAGGCAGCCAATGGATGCCAAGGAGTTCGAACCTAAAGACGTATTGCCCAATGGGGATGGGACCTACCAGGGCTGGATAACCTTGGCTGTACCCCCTGGGGAAGAGCAGAGATATACGTGCCAGGTGGAGCACCCAGGCCTGGATCAGCCCCTCCTTGCGATCTGGG agCCCTCACCGTCTGGCACCCTAGTCATTGGAGTCATCAGTGGAATTGCTGTTTTTGTCGTCATCTTGTTCATTGGAATTTTGTTCATAATATTAAGGAAGAGGCAGAGTTCAA GTTTCTGA
- the HFE gene encoding hereditary hemochromatosis protein isoform X4, with protein MGPRARPALLLLMLLQTAVLQGRLLRSHSLHYLFMGASEQDLGLSLFEALGYVDDQLFVFYDHESRRVEPRTPWVSRRTSSQMWLQLSQSLKGWDHMFTVDFWTIMENHNHSKESHTLQVILGCEMQEDNSTDGFWKYGYDGQDHLEFCPDTLDWRAAEPRAWPTKLEWERHKIRARQNRAYLERDCPAQLQQLLELGRGVLDQQVTTLRCRALNYYSQNITMMWLKDRQPMDAKEFEPKDVLPNGDGTYQGWITLAVPPGEEQRYTCQVEHPGLDQPLLAIWEPSPSGTLVIGVISGIAVFVVILFIGILFIILRKRQSSRGAMGHYVLAERE; from the exons ATGGGCCCGCGAGCCAGGCCGGCGCTTCTCCTCCTGATGCTTTTGCAGACCGCGGTCCTGCAGGGGCGCTTGCTGC gttcACACTCTCTGCACTACCTCTTCATGGGTGCCTCAGAGCAGGACCTTGGTCTTTCCTTGTTTGAAGCTTTGGGCTACGTGGATGACCAGCTGTTCGTGTTCTATGATCATGAGAGTCGCCGTGTGGAGCCCCGAACTCCATGGGTTTCCAGGAGAACTTCAAGCCAAATGTGGCTGCAGCTGAGTCAGAGTCTGAAAGGGTGGGATCACATGTTCACTGTTGACTTCTGGACTATTATGGAAAATCACAACCACAGCAAGG AGTCCCACACCCTGCAGGTCATCCTGGGCTGTGAAATGCAAGAGGACAACAGTACCGATGGCTTCTGGAAGTACGGGTACGATGGGCAGGACCATCTTGAATTCTGCCCTGACACGCTGGATTGGAGAGCAGCAGAACCCAGGGCCTGGCCCACCAAGCTGGAGTGGGAAAGGCACAAGATTCGGGCCAGGCAGAACAGGGCCTACCTTGAGAGGGACTGCCCTGCACAGCTGCAGCAGTTGCTGGAGCTGGGGAGAGGTGTTTTGGACCAACAAG TGACCACTCTACGGTGTCGGGCCCTGAACTACTACTCCCAGAACATCACCATGATGTGGCTGAAGGATAGGCAGCCAATGGATGCCAAGGAGTTCGAACCTAAAGACGTATTGCCCAATGGGGATGGGACCTACCAGGGCTGGATAACCTTGGCTGTACCCCCTGGGGAAGAGCAGAGATATACGTGCCAGGTGGAGCACCCAGGCCTGGATCAGCCCCTCCTTGCGATCTGGG agCCCTCACCGTCTGGCACCCTAGTCATTGGAGTCATCAGTGGAATTGCTGTTTTTGTCGTCATCTTGTTCATTGGAATTTTGTTCATAATATTAAGGAAGAGGCAGAGTTCAA GAGGAGCCATGGGGCACTACGTCTTAGCTGAACGTGAGTGA
- the HFE gene encoding hereditary hemochromatosis protein isoform X11, translating into MGPRARPALLLLMLLQTAVLQGRLLQPSPSGTLVIGVISGIAVFVVILFIGILFIILRKRQSSRGAMGHYVLAERE; encoded by the exons ATGGGCCCGCGAGCCAGGCCGGCGCTTCTCCTCCTGATGCTTTTGCAGACCGCGGTCCTGCAGGGGCGCTTGCTGC agCCCTCACCGTCTGGCACCCTAGTCATTGGAGTCATCAGTGGAATTGCTGTTTTTGTCGTCATCTTGTTCATTGGAATTTTGTTCATAATATTAAGGAAGAGGCAGAGTTCAA GAGGAGCCATGGGGCACTACGTCTTAGCTGAACGTGAGTGA
- the H1-6 gene encoding histone H1t, whose amino-acid sequence MSEIVPASSAGAVPAAMEKLLAKKRGKKSAGSTNASRKVPNLSVSKLITEALSVSKERVGMSLAALKKALAAAGYDVEKNNSRIKLSLKSLVNKGILVQTRGTGASGSFKLSKKVIPKSTKSKAKKSVSAKTKKLVLSKDSKSPKTAKTSKRAKKPRATAPKKAVRSGRKAKGAKGKQQQKSPVKARAAKPKLTQHHKANIRKATSKK is encoded by the coding sequence ATGTCTGAAATCGTGCCTGCATCTTCTGCCGGTGCTGTTCCAGCCGCTATGGAGAAACTTTTAGCCAAGAAGCGAGGGAAGAAGTCGGCTGGCTCGACAAATGCAAGTCGCAAAGTGCCGAACCTCTCTGTGTCCAAGTTGATCACCGAGGCCCTTTCAGTGTCAAAGGAACGAGTAGGTATGTCTCTGGCTGCGCTCAAGAAGGCACTGGCCGCTGCTGGGTACGACGTGGAGAAGAATAACAGCCGCATCAAACTGTCCCTCAAGAGCTTAGTGAACAAGGGAATCCTGGTGCAAACCAGGGGTACTGGTGCCTCCGGTTCCTTTAAGCTTAGTAAGAAGGTCATTCCTAAATCTACCAAGAGTAAGGCTAAAAAGTCAGTTTCTGCCAAGACCAAGAAGCTGGTTTTATCCAAGGACTCCAAGTCACCAAAGACTGCTAAAACCAGTAAGAGAGCCAAGAAGCCCAGGGCGACAGCTCCTAAAAAAGCTGTTAGGAGCGGGAGAAAGGCTAAAGGAGCCAAGGGTAAGCAACAGCAGAAAAGCCCAGTGAAGGCAAGGGCTGCGAAGCCAAAATTGACCCAACATCATAAAGCTAATATTAGAAAGGCCACATCTAAGAAGTAA
- the HFE gene encoding hereditary hemochromatosis protein isoform X2: protein MGPRARPALLLLMLLQTAVLQGRLLRSHSLHYLFMGASEQDLGLSLFEALGYVDDQLFVFYDHESRRVEPRTPWVSRRTSSQMWLQLSQSLKGWDHMFTVDFWTIMENHNHSKESHTLQVILGCEMQEDNSTDGFWKYGYDGQDHLEFCPDTLDWRAAEPRAWPTKLEWERHKIRARQNRAYLERDCPAQLQQLLELGRGVLDQQEGSESSNLPGKVTTLRCRALNYYSQNITMMWLKDRQPMDAKEFEPKDVLPNGDGTYQGWITLAVPPGEEQRYTCQVEHPGLDQPLLAIWEPSPSGTLVIGVISGIAVFVVILFIGILFIILRKRQSSRGAMGHYVLAERE from the exons ATGGGCCCGCGAGCCAGGCCGGCGCTTCTCCTCCTGATGCTTTTGCAGACCGCGGTCCTGCAGGGGCGCTTGCTGC gttcACACTCTCTGCACTACCTCTTCATGGGTGCCTCAGAGCAGGACCTTGGTCTTTCCTTGTTTGAAGCTTTGGGCTACGTGGATGACCAGCTGTTCGTGTTCTATGATCATGAGAGTCGCCGTGTGGAGCCCCGAACTCCATGGGTTTCCAGGAGAACTTCAAGCCAAATGTGGCTGCAGCTGAGTCAGAGTCTGAAAGGGTGGGATCACATGTTCACTGTTGACTTCTGGACTATTATGGAAAATCACAACCACAGCAAGG AGTCCCACACCCTGCAGGTCATCCTGGGCTGTGAAATGCAAGAGGACAACAGTACCGATGGCTTCTGGAAGTACGGGTACGATGGGCAGGACCATCTTGAATTCTGCCCTGACACGCTGGATTGGAGAGCAGCAGAACCCAGGGCCTGGCCCACCAAGCTGGAGTGGGAAAGGCACAAGATTCGGGCCAGGCAGAACAGGGCCTACCTTGAGAGGGACTGCCCTGCACAGCTGCAGCAGTTGCTGGAGCTGGGGAGAGGTGTTTTGGACCAACAAG AAGGAAGTGAAAGTTCCAATCTTCCTGGCAAGG TGACCACTCTACGGTGTCGGGCCCTGAACTACTACTCCCAGAACATCACCATGATGTGGCTGAAGGATAGGCAGCCAATGGATGCCAAGGAGTTCGAACCTAAAGACGTATTGCCCAATGGGGATGGGACCTACCAGGGCTGGATAACCTTGGCTGTACCCCCTGGGGAAGAGCAGAGATATACGTGCCAGGTGGAGCACCCAGGCCTGGATCAGCCCCTCCTTGCGATCTGGG agCCCTCACCGTCTGGCACCCTAGTCATTGGAGTCATCAGTGGAATTGCTGTTTTTGTCGTCATCTTGTTCATTGGAATTTTGTTCATAATATTAAGGAAGAGGCAGAGTTCAA GAGGAGCCATGGGGCACTACGTCTTAGCTGAACGTGAGTGA
- the HFE gene encoding hereditary hemochromatosis protein isoform X8, with protein MGPRARPALLLLMLLQTAVLQGRLLQSHTLQVILGCEMQEDNSTDGFWKYGYDGQDHLEFCPDTLDWRAAEPRAWPTKLEWERHKIRARQNRAYLERDCPAQLQQLLELGRGVLDQQVTTLRCRALNYYSQNITMMWLKDRQPMDAKEFEPKDVLPNGDGTYQGWITLAVPPGEEQRYTCQVEHPGLDQPLLAIWEPSPSGTLVIGVISGIAVFVVILFIGILFIILRKRQSSRGAMGHYVLAERE; from the exons ATGGGCCCGCGAGCCAGGCCGGCGCTTCTCCTCCTGATGCTTTTGCAGACCGCGGTCCTGCAGGGGCGCTTGCTGC AGTCCCACACCCTGCAGGTCATCCTGGGCTGTGAAATGCAAGAGGACAACAGTACCGATGGCTTCTGGAAGTACGGGTACGATGGGCAGGACCATCTTGAATTCTGCCCTGACACGCTGGATTGGAGAGCAGCAGAACCCAGGGCCTGGCCCACCAAGCTGGAGTGGGAAAGGCACAAGATTCGGGCCAGGCAGAACAGGGCCTACCTTGAGAGGGACTGCCCTGCACAGCTGCAGCAGTTGCTGGAGCTGGGGAGAGGTGTTTTGGACCAACAAG TGACCACTCTACGGTGTCGGGCCCTGAACTACTACTCCCAGAACATCACCATGATGTGGCTGAAGGATAGGCAGCCAATGGATGCCAAGGAGTTCGAACCTAAAGACGTATTGCCCAATGGGGATGGGACCTACCAGGGCTGGATAACCTTGGCTGTACCCCCTGGGGAAGAGCAGAGATATACGTGCCAGGTGGAGCACCCAGGCCTGGATCAGCCCCTCCTTGCGATCTGGG agCCCTCACCGTCTGGCACCCTAGTCATTGGAGTCATCAGTGGAATTGCTGTTTTTGTCGTCATCTTGTTCATTGGAATTTTGTTCATAATATTAAGGAAGAGGCAGAGTTCAA GAGGAGCCATGGGGCACTACGTCTTAGCTGAACGTGAGTGA
- the HFE gene encoding hereditary hemochromatosis protein isoform X6 encodes MGPRARPALLLLMLLQTAVLQGRLLQSHTLQVILGCEMQEDNSTDGFWKYGYDGQDHLEFCPDTLDWRAAEPRAWPTKLEWERHKIRARQNRAYLERDCPAQLQQLLELGRGVLDQQVPPLVKVTHHVTSSVTTLRCRALNYYSQNITMMWLKDRQPMDAKEFEPKDVLPNGDGTYQGWITLAVPPGEEQRYTCQVEHPGLDQPLLAIWEPSPSGTLVIGVISGIAVFVVILFIGILFIILRKRQSSRGAMGHYVLAERE; translated from the exons ATGGGCCCGCGAGCCAGGCCGGCGCTTCTCCTCCTGATGCTTTTGCAGACCGCGGTCCTGCAGGGGCGCTTGCTGC AGTCCCACACCCTGCAGGTCATCCTGGGCTGTGAAATGCAAGAGGACAACAGTACCGATGGCTTCTGGAAGTACGGGTACGATGGGCAGGACCATCTTGAATTCTGCCCTGACACGCTGGATTGGAGAGCAGCAGAACCCAGGGCCTGGCCCACCAAGCTGGAGTGGGAAAGGCACAAGATTCGGGCCAGGCAGAACAGGGCCTACCTTGAGAGGGACTGCCCTGCACAGCTGCAGCAGTTGCTGGAGCTGGGGAGAGGTGTTTTGGACCAACAAG TGCCTCCTTTGGTGAAGGTGACACATCATGTGACCTCTTCAGTGACCACTCTACGGTGTCGGGCCCTGAACTACTACTCCCAGAACATCACCATGATGTGGCTGAAGGATAGGCAGCCAATGGATGCCAAGGAGTTCGAACCTAAAGACGTATTGCCCAATGGGGATGGGACCTACCAGGGCTGGATAACCTTGGCTGTACCCCCTGGGGAAGAGCAGAGATATACGTGCCAGGTGGAGCACCCAGGCCTGGATCAGCCCCTCCTTGCGATCTGGG agCCCTCACCGTCTGGCACCCTAGTCATTGGAGTCATCAGTGGAATTGCTGTTTTTGTCGTCATCTTGTTCATTGGAATTTTGTTCATAATATTAAGGAAGAGGCAGAGTTCAA GAGGAGCCATGGGGCACTACGTCTTAGCTGAACGTGAGTGA
- the HFE gene encoding hereditary hemochromatosis protein isoform X1, translating to MGPRARPALLLLMLLQTAVLQGRLLRSHSLHYLFMGASEQDLGLSLFEALGYVDDQLFVFYDHESRRVEPRTPWVSRRTSSQMWLQLSQSLKGWDHMFTVDFWTIMENHNHSKESHTLQVILGCEMQEDNSTDGFWKYGYDGQDHLEFCPDTLDWRAAEPRAWPTKLEWERHKIRARQNRAYLERDCPAQLQQLLELGRGVLDQQVPPLVKVTHHVTSSVTTLRCRALNYYSQNITMMWLKDRQPMDAKEFEPKDVLPNGDGTYQGWITLAVPPGEEQRYTCQVEHPGLDQPLLAIWEPSPSGTLVIGVISGIAVFVVILFIGILFIILRKRQSSRGAMGHYVLAERE from the exons ATGGGCCCGCGAGCCAGGCCGGCGCTTCTCCTCCTGATGCTTTTGCAGACCGCGGTCCTGCAGGGGCGCTTGCTGC gttcACACTCTCTGCACTACCTCTTCATGGGTGCCTCAGAGCAGGACCTTGGTCTTTCCTTGTTTGAAGCTTTGGGCTACGTGGATGACCAGCTGTTCGTGTTCTATGATCATGAGAGTCGCCGTGTGGAGCCCCGAACTCCATGGGTTTCCAGGAGAACTTCAAGCCAAATGTGGCTGCAGCTGAGTCAGAGTCTGAAAGGGTGGGATCACATGTTCACTGTTGACTTCTGGACTATTATGGAAAATCACAACCACAGCAAGG AGTCCCACACCCTGCAGGTCATCCTGGGCTGTGAAATGCAAGAGGACAACAGTACCGATGGCTTCTGGAAGTACGGGTACGATGGGCAGGACCATCTTGAATTCTGCCCTGACACGCTGGATTGGAGAGCAGCAGAACCCAGGGCCTGGCCCACCAAGCTGGAGTGGGAAAGGCACAAGATTCGGGCCAGGCAGAACAGGGCCTACCTTGAGAGGGACTGCCCTGCACAGCTGCAGCAGTTGCTGGAGCTGGGGAGAGGTGTTTTGGACCAACAAG TGCCTCCTTTGGTGAAGGTGACACATCATGTGACCTCTTCAGTGACCACTCTACGGTGTCGGGCCCTGAACTACTACTCCCAGAACATCACCATGATGTGGCTGAAGGATAGGCAGCCAATGGATGCCAAGGAGTTCGAACCTAAAGACGTATTGCCCAATGGGGATGGGACCTACCAGGGCTGGATAACCTTGGCTGTACCCCCTGGGGAAGAGCAGAGATATACGTGCCAGGTGGAGCACCCAGGCCTGGATCAGCCCCTCCTTGCGATCTGGG agCCCTCACCGTCTGGCACCCTAGTCATTGGAGTCATCAGTGGAATTGCTGTTTTTGTCGTCATCTTGTTCATTGGAATTTTGTTCATAATATTAAGGAAGAGGCAGAGTTCAA GAGGAGCCATGGGGCACTACGTCTTAGCTGAACGTGAGTGA